The sequence TAATGCACTGATGTACTTGTATTGAGATATAAGATGTAAAATCTcccctattctttttttttcttttgatgaaAAGAAACGATAGGGCGCGGAGCCGCGGAAGGACCATGGACCAAGACGGAATCGGACGGGGGAGAACCCAAGTTTTAAGACGGCGAGGCTCAGCAACAAATCACTAGGGAAATCAGAAAagaataataagaaaaaaaaaggaaagaaaagaacaagggAGAGTTTGATTTGAGGAGAGGAAGAACCGagcgaaccctagccgcctaCTCCAGATCCCGCCGACCGTCGAGATGGCTCTCCGCGCTCTGGCCTCCAACCTCAGGATGCCCGCCGTTTTCCGCCGCGCTCCGGCATCTCGCTCCGCCGCCCCTCAGGTCTCTCTTCgattcctccccctcccctcccctcccatctccATCGATCCCTCTCACTAATCAATCACTTGGATGGATGGTTTGTGTGTGATCTCACCTCGGTCCTACGTTCCTCAGCGTACGCGATAAGCGCAGCTTCTTCAATGTAATTTCCGGAAAATTCGCCTCTATATGGTTAGGGTTTAGTCGCTATGTTTGCGCTTAATTTGCACCGATGAACTTTGGGCTCTGTGATCGACCCTCAATCTTGTTATGCTAATTAATTTCTTCATTTGTTCCCAAACTATAGTAGGACCTTTAATTGGTCGGTTTTTCTCTTCTTGTTACATGTTGGGTCCTGTGTTTTGTTTTGGGCTGCCCATTATTATCACTCAGTAACAAATAGACTGACTGTCCGTAGTCCTACATGGATTTGGCTGTTATCTTCAATTTTGGGACCAAACTGCTGCCTTTCAGTTTAATTTGAGTTGATGCAGCTGCAGCGTGCTTCGGATTGTTAGTTATAGTCTGCACTTCAAGTTGTCTTACCATCTAATGCTTCTCTTCCATCATGCATCTGTGTGTGCAGGATATGGTGGGAAACATTGCTCCTCCGAAGCCAGCATATGGGGACCCGCTTCTTGAAAGGTAGTACTACAGTTTTGATAATAATGCACTGTTATTactaatttcttcttctttttttttgctccgCATTCTAACTCATGGTAATAAAATGTGACTCATGgatttttctgaaattttcccATCTCCAAGGATGATGGAGCAGAAGTTCCGTGCGTACGAGAGGAAGCTTATGTGCTGTAACATTGCTGGCCGAATGCTTGGGTCATCTGCTGCGTTATGTTTTATCTACTATCTTTGCATGTACTCACTCTGTCCTAAAAAAGCTCAACTTATATAGTTTAAATTTTGTTCCACAtaaaatcaacttctaccatCCTACCTACTTTTAGCATATAAAACGAGAAATTTTATCTCTTAAATACgctttacctacctatcaccATTACTCCTTTTTCATTACTCCTTTTTTAATAATAAGAGGCGTTTTGGTTATTTTTACTATCCACTAATTTCATCCATATATATTAgggatgattttcttttttgggacggaaggagtactaatCACACTCACACACAAACgagggaagaggaaggggagctGATCACACTCACACGCAAACAAggagggaagaggaaggggagctGACAAGcatctatctatatatgtttCTAGTTTAATTGTTGCTGTGTAAAGAAtacttctttcttttgtttgccTTCGAACTGAAAAAGAGTGTGGGCATTGTTGCTGTGTAAGAAtacttctttcttttgtttgccTTCGAACTGAAAAAGAGTGTGGGCATTGTTGCTGTGTAAGAAtacttctttcttttgtttgccTTCGAACTGAAAGAGTGTGGGCGTGTAGTATGTGTTGTGTCTGGATCAAGAATTAGCTCTATGTTATTGTGAGTGACATACAGTAAGAAGTCATGTACTAGTACTTAGTACTTAGGCCATTCTAAATctaagacactagacatagtttcgataaacttcacatcatcaagaaactagtactagacactactctttcgatgcaaacaccactatccatacttaaatttatgCCATTTAtttcacatgatgtcttggatactgtgtagaaactatgtctcatgcaagacatggttttttctcttttctcatttattcacttgccacatcattttttatcttAGGTGATAGTCTTTTAATGATATGGAcatcattgggttgggaatgacaTTATGTACTACAACACGTTTTTTTTGTAAGTTCACATTAATTGTATCATGCATATCGATGTGAGGTGTCTCGAAATTGTTAATTGCACGATAAGCTGTGGAATCTGCATCCTGTTTCTGTTCCATTAAATTGTGTCCAATTCCCAGCATGCATGGTGGATGCTTTAGGCCATCCCCAACCCTCCATGTCATCTAGTGTCCATAGCATTTAATGCATTACCACATAAGCAAAAATGTGATGTGGCAAGAGAGTTAATGAGGAGAGAggtaaaaagatgaagaaactatttctcatgcaagaaaccatctctacacaagaATCAAGAATGAAAACAAGATGATAGGtggataaaaggagagagaatatagatgattggatgagaatttaatttgaagacaccATCCATTAAATAGTTAGTAGTTTCTATGTATAGTGTCTATATGACATGACAAGTATGGAAACTAATAGATGGTTTATAGGTTAGAGATGGCCTAACACTTTGGTGATCAAGCCAGTTTGGGAAGTTGTTTGCCTGTCTGATTCATCTTGCTTAAGAGCGCCATCATATTCTATGATGATGGACATACTAAGAGCatgagatactccctccgttctaaattgatctacatatttcatagtaCACCAAGActaagaaaagctaataactctctcatactatatttactctagcaacaaactctatacatgcaccatccccactatttcctagccaa is a genomic window of Oryza glaberrima chromosome 7, OglaRS2, whole genome shotgun sequence containing:
- the LOC127780785 gene encoding uncharacterized protein LOC127780785; translation: MALRALASNLRMPAVFRRAPASRSAAPQDMVGNIAPPKPAYGDPLLERMMEQKFRAYERKLMCCNIAGRMLGSSAALCFIYYLCMDDFLFWDGRSTNHTHTQTREEEGELITLTRKQGGKRKGS